In Luteolibacter sp. Y139, the following proteins share a genomic window:
- a CDS encoding glycoside hydrolase family 32 protein, with protein sequence MFPNSDFEAGTLANWTAAGAAFTRQPTYHDNTAARGNIPCGLQGNYWIGTYENYDGVTGAPGDTRGDTPVGTLTSQSFAIQKRYITFLMGGGNHAGGTGVKLVCEGVEYPMSTGFDSEAMAPVTFDAQALAGKSATLVIFDQETGGWGHINADNFQASDEPAPTGFRLTPGIPAADSPTIGYDQAQRPQFHFTSRRNWLNDPNGMVFDGEKYHFFFQHNPLGTGWGNMTWGHAVSTDMIHWRQLNHALRPYQVEGRSGTIFSGSAVRDFNNSLGVQVSSRNTLAAFFTYAHSPFYQALAYSTDGGVTWNYHNDGKAVVPNQGFDDGERDPKVFWHEASQKWVMVLWVHNGPGRVRFFTSTNLKDWNFASDLMRDWAFECMDMFPLKVDGNPAQTKWVICDASYDYEIGSFNGTTFQTEAGPFHASSGSFYAAQSFNQAPNGRVVQIGWMNGGPDSASAYGVPFNQQMSFPCELSLRTTPDGVRLCANPVSEISSLVTSTYQAADQPLNATNLLAGIGGLDLVDLSMEFEPRTATQVVIDLPRTTVRYNVSSSTLTFTDVNGNAISLVDGAVTQRAGRVKLRLLLDRLSLEGYTFDGEKFGSQYVSPSNGTTTPAIYAVGGQGWVNSLSVKKLASAWTPETPLSTTIINPGFDDGIPSGGSFQSTVPGWTTFGDWAGAAGRWDDSGNALTQAAGYPDFTGLGAASLKARNAANENRAGLFQSLGRVALADIGKTFTLGADLGARITDGAGNYSHTGELTVSFRKGLTSGVPGDGGTLLGTAGTRTVTANDAVLPSLASVVPVRYTAAFTPGIEDVGTEVFAVIDLKNVSSSASATNGEKQYIADNVTLSAVVPPLPSGVLAYEGFDYASGNASLSGGAGGRGWAAPWVTVDNGSADVVAGSLAGGARVPAGFDAASAGNRCNLPNGRRGGDFLIRVRTGPSE encoded by the coding sequence TTGTTTCCCAATTCGGACTTCGAAGCCGGTACCTTGGCGAACTGGACGGCTGCAGGTGCCGCCTTTACCCGTCAGCCGACCTATCATGACAACACGGCGGCGCGCGGGAATATCCCCTGCGGGCTTCAGGGCAACTACTGGATCGGCACGTATGAGAATTACGATGGCGTCACGGGAGCGCCGGGTGATACCCGCGGTGACACTCCGGTCGGTACGCTGACTTCGCAGTCCTTCGCCATCCAGAAGCGCTACATCACCTTCCTGATGGGAGGGGGAAACCATGCGGGGGGCACCGGAGTGAAGCTGGTGTGCGAAGGGGTGGAGTATCCGATGTCGACAGGTTTCGACAGCGAGGCGATGGCCCCCGTTACCTTCGATGCGCAGGCATTGGCGGGGAAATCCGCGACGCTGGTGATCTTCGACCAGGAGACCGGCGGCTGGGGGCACATCAATGCGGACAATTTCCAAGCGAGTGACGAGCCCGCGCCGACCGGCTTTCGTCTTACGCCGGGGATTCCCGCCGCGGATTCACCGACGATCGGCTACGATCAGGCGCAGCGGCCGCAGTTTCACTTCACGTCACGCCGCAACTGGCTGAACGACCCGAACGGGATGGTCTTCGACGGGGAGAAGTATCACTTCTTTTTCCAACACAATCCGCTCGGCACCGGCTGGGGGAACATGACGTGGGGGCACGCGGTGAGCACGGACATGATCCACTGGCGGCAGTTGAATCACGCCTTGCGGCCCTACCAAGTCGAAGGTCGCAGCGGCACGATCTTCTCGGGCAGCGCGGTGAGGGATTTCAACAACAGCCTCGGCGTGCAGGTGAGTTCGCGGAATACGCTGGCGGCCTTTTTCACGTATGCCCATAGCCCGTTCTATCAGGCGCTGGCCTATAGCACCGACGGCGGTGTGACGTGGAACTATCACAACGATGGCAAGGCGGTGGTGCCGAACCAGGGCTTCGATGACGGTGAGCGCGATCCCAAGGTCTTCTGGCACGAGGCATCGCAGAAGTGGGTGATGGTGCTGTGGGTGCACAATGGTCCCGGGCGGGTGCGCTTCTTCACTTCTACCAATTTGAAGGACTGGAATTTCGCATCCGATCTGATGCGCGACTGGGCCTTCGAGTGTATGGACATGTTCCCGCTGAAGGTGGATGGCAATCCGGCGCAGACGAAGTGGGTGATCTGCGATGCCAGCTACGACTACGAGATCGGCAGCTTCAATGGCACCACCTTCCAGACGGAGGCGGGGCCGTTTCATGCAAGCAGCGGGAGTTTCTATGCGGCGCAGAGTTTCAATCAGGCTCCGAACGGCCGTGTGGTGCAGATTGGCTGGATGAATGGCGGGCCGGATTCCGCGTCGGCGTATGGTGTGCCTTTCAACCAGCAGATGTCGTTTCCCTGCGAGCTGAGCTTGCGCACGACGCCTGATGGTGTGCGGCTCTGTGCGAATCCGGTTTCTGAGATTTCGTCGCTCGTCACCTCGACCTACCAGGCCGCCGATCAGCCGTTGAATGCAACCAACCTGCTGGCGGGGATCGGTGGATTGGATCTGGTTGATTTGTCGATGGAATTCGAGCCGAGGACGGCGACGCAGGTGGTCATCGATCTGCCGCGCACGACCGTCCGCTACAATGTCTCCAGCAGTACGCTGACTTTCACGGATGTGAATGGGAATGCGATCTCGTTGGTCGATGGCGCCGTTACCCAGCGTGCGGGGCGGGTCAAGCTGCGGCTGCTGCTCGATCGCTTGAGTCTTGAGGGCTACACGTTCGACGGCGAGAAGTTCGGGTCGCAATATGTCAGTCCAAGCAACGGCACCACGACTCCCGCAATCTATGCGGTGGGTGGACAGGGTTGGGTGAATTCGCTTTCGGTGAAGAAGCTGGCGTCGGCGTGGACGCCGGAAACGCCGCTATCCACGACGATCATCAATCCCGGATTTGATGACGGCATTCCGAGTGGTGGTTCTTTTCAAAGCACGGTGCCGGGTTGGACGACATTCGGCGATTGGGCGGGTGCGGCAGGGCGCTGGGATGACAGTGGTAATGCACTGACACAGGCGGCGGGCTATCCCGACTTCACCGGCTTGGGCGCGGCCTCGCTGAAGGCACGAAACGCGGCCAACGAGAACCGAGCGGGGCTTTTCCAATCACTCGGCCGCGTCGCGCTCGCGGACATTGGCAAGACCTTCACGCTGGGTGCAGATCTGGGTGCGAGAATCACGGATGGAGCGGGAAACTATTCGCACACCGGTGAGCTGACCGTTTCCTTCCGAAAGGGGCTGACGAGCGGCGTGCCGGGTGACGGCGGGACATTGTTAGGGACGGCGGGCACGCGCACGGTCACCGCGAATGATGCGGTCTTGCCCTCGTTGGCGAGCGTGGTGCCGGTGAGATACACGGCGGCATTCACGCCCGGCATTGAGGATGTCGGGACGGAGGTGTTTGCAGTGATCGATCTGAAGAATGTTTCCTCGAGTGCGAGCGCGACGAATGGTGAGAAGCAATACATCGCCGACAATGTGACCTTGTCGGCGGTGGTTCCTCCGCTGCCTTCGGGGGTGTTGGCTTATGAGGGATTCGACTATGCGAGCGGCAATGCTT